The proteins below are encoded in one region of Mycobacterium pseudokansasii:
- a CDS encoding fatty acyl-AMP ligase: protein MDTLIDYLRMWEARKPDQTLYRFVDAEGREFEHHTYQSFTERTRELAAFLFAEAGLRPGDRALLVYPPGLEMVAAFFACARIGVIAVPVSPPLPMAFEAGLAKLSFIARDCQAKAVLSTKQLEYDYRLLVGHRQGGLPWPDAARPPELPWFATDGSREFGGARVADTPGPVLFLQYTSGSTSDPKGVIVSHANVIANGSAFTGGEVAVSWLPQHHDMGLISAYLFILLLGGTTHAMSPADFLQRPSAWLRLISQVRATHSPAPNFALEYCLREDKLPTAELTGIDLSSLDSLVVGAEPLRANTFARFRQRFARYGLRPDALAGAYGLAENTLIVSIRGRQTLALNKRALGQNLARVEKALPENNNQAHVVSCGKPVAGNVVRIVDPHSRQALGEGRIGEVWLDGPSKGGGYWHRPEFTAETFAARIAGDAERTYLRTGDLGFLYEGELFVCGRSKDLIIVRGVNCYPSDIEAVVEWSAAQVRNGCVAAFSVEQEEQEALIVVAEVRDQHSLPDPKALARSIRRHCHVDPHTIVFAPPRSIPKTTSGKIRRAQTRRLWLDGKLPVLASHTRRTHDELGVTAGPLERFRHLMDSYDLTGQEDCSFADLGLDSLALAELRADLQSLLDEHGAAELTEEVNTRLLQRLTVAEFFRLVWQFGDGSGQPIHALRHALDRIAAEYEAYEAMQMRVDARLPLPALPPARSGPPSDILLTGATGFLGPFLLARLLRRTSYTIHALVRAADTAHGHDRIIASLRRAQLWSPALEAEVRARVRMICGDLAEPHLGIGEAEFRRLADTVDGIVHNGALVNYVRTYDALRPANVIGTWELLRLALTTHRKSFHLVSSTFIYGWSTMPVVGESYGNEEMAGLDFGYSQTKWVAEQLTLAAQRQGLDVRIYRPSLISPTSAGFGSQDDILVRLTAFMIEHGLAVNAHNQVSLLPADLVADHIVALMGLPAETGHVFNLTADDYYNLTDVTRLLSERYGYRFAYHDIPSFAEQLNRRCTPRDPLYPLVDFLTRSADKIEAMRDKRYDNTQYRRARTLAKVGWREPALSDTVDALVEFLRRERLISEAEADTQCSA from the coding sequence ATGGATACGCTTATCGACTACCTGCGGATGTGGGAAGCACGCAAGCCGGACCAGACCCTCTACCGGTTCGTGGATGCCGAAGGCCGCGAGTTCGAGCACCACACCTATCAAAGCTTCACCGAACGGACCCGTGAGCTGGCCGCCTTTTTGTTTGCAGAGGCCGGGCTGCGGCCGGGAGACCGGGCGCTGCTGGTCTACCCGCCGGGGCTGGAGATGGTGGCGGCGTTCTTTGCCTGCGCTCGCATCGGCGTGATCGCGGTACCGGTCAGCCCACCTTTGCCCATGGCGTTCGAAGCGGGCCTGGCCAAGCTCAGCTTCATCGCACGCGACTGCCAGGCCAAGGCGGTGCTGTCGACCAAACAGCTCGAGTACGACTACCGCCTGCTGGTCGGGCACCGACAAGGCGGGCTACCGTGGCCCGACGCCGCGCGTCCGCCGGAGCTGCCGTGGTTCGCAACGGACGGCAGCAGGGAGTTCGGCGGCGCCCGCGTGGCGGACACGCCCGGTCCGGTGCTCTTCCTGCAGTACACCTCCGGCTCCACCAGCGATCCCAAGGGTGTGATCGTCAGCCACGCCAACGTCATCGCCAACGGCTCGGCCTTCACCGGCGGCGAAGTGGCGGTCAGCTGGCTGCCGCAGCACCACGACATGGGCCTGATCTCCGCTTACCTGTTCATATTGCTGCTCGGTGGGACCACGCATGCGATGTCGCCGGCTGATTTCCTGCAACGGCCATCGGCCTGGCTCCGGCTGATCAGCCAGGTGCGCGCCACCCACAGCCCGGCGCCGAACTTCGCGCTGGAGTACTGCCTGCGCGAGGACAAGCTGCCCACCGCCGAGCTGACCGGGATCGACCTGAGCAGCCTGGACAGCCTGGTTGTCGGTGCAGAGCCGTTGCGCGCCAACACATTTGCTCGTTTCCGACAGCGCTTCGCTCGCTACGGTCTGCGGCCCGATGCGCTGGCCGGCGCTTACGGCTTGGCCGAAAACACCCTGATCGTGTCCATCCGGGGGCGCCAGACGCTGGCTTTGAACAAACGGGCGCTAGGGCAGAACCTTGCGCGGGTCGAAAAGGCGCTGCCGGAGAACAACAACCAGGCCCACGTGGTGAGCTGCGGCAAGCCCGTTGCCGGAAACGTGGTCCGCATCGTCGATCCCCACTCAAGGCAGGCCCTGGGCGAGGGTCGAATCGGCGAGGTTTGGCTGGACGGACCGTCCAAAGGCGGCGGCTACTGGCACCGTCCCGAGTTCACCGCCGAGACCTTCGCAGCCCGCATCGCCGGCGATGCGGAGCGCACCTATCTCCGGACCGGCGATCTCGGTTTCCTCTACGAGGGCGAGCTGTTCGTCTGCGGCCGCAGCAAGGACCTGATCATCGTCCGCGGCGTCAACTGCTACCCCTCCGACATCGAGGCCGTGGTGGAGTGGTCGGCCGCGCAGGTTCGCAACGGCTGCGTCGCCGCTTTCTCGGTCGAGCAGGAGGAGCAGGAGGCACTGATCGTGGTCGCCGAGGTGCGTGACCAGCACTCCCTCCCGGACCCGAAGGCACTGGCGCGGTCGATCCGCCGCCACTGCCACGTCGATCCGCACACCATCGTGTTCGCGCCGCCGCGCAGCATTCCCAAAACCACCTCGGGCAAGATCAGGCGCGCGCAGACGCGACGACTGTGGCTCGACGGCAAACTGCCCGTGCTGGCCAGCCATACCCGCCGGACTCACGACGAGCTGGGCGTCACCGCGGGTCCGCTGGAACGCTTCCGTCATCTCATGGACAGCTACGACCTGACCGGCCAGGAGGACTGTTCCTTCGCCGATCTCGGCCTCGACTCACTGGCCCTGGCCGAACTGCGCGCGGACCTGCAGTCGCTGCTGGACGAGCATGGCGCGGCAGAGCTGACCGAGGAGGTCAACACTCGCCTGTTGCAGCGCCTGACGGTCGCCGAGTTCTTCCGGCTGGTGTGGCAGTTCGGCGATGGGTCGGGGCAGCCGATCCACGCCCTGCGCCACGCGCTAGACCGGATTGCCGCCGAGTACGAGGCATACGAGGCCATGCAGATGCGCGTCGACGCGCGGCTGCCGCTGCCGGCGCTCCCGCCGGCGCGATCAGGCCCGCCCAGCGACATCCTGTTGACCGGCGCGACGGGGTTCCTGGGGCCGTTCCTGCTCGCCCGGCTGCTCCGGCGGACGTCCTACACCATCCACGCGCTGGTCCGCGCCGCCGATACGGCACACGGTCACGATCGGATCATCGCCTCGCTACGCCGGGCTCAGCTATGGTCCCCGGCACTGGAGGCCGAAGTCCGGGCGCGGGTTCGGATGATCTGCGGTGACCTGGCCGAGCCTCACCTGGGAATCGGCGAGGCGGAGTTCCGGCGACTGGCCGACACCGTGGACGGCATCGTCCACAACGGCGCCCTGGTCAACTATGTCCGAACCTACGACGCCCTGCGTCCGGCCAACGTGATCGGCACCTGGGAGCTGTTGCGGCTGGCGCTGACCACACACCGCAAGAGTTTCCATTTGGTCTCCAGCACCTTCATCTACGGCTGGAGCACCATGCCGGTGGTCGGCGAGTCGTACGGCAACGAGGAGATGGCCGGGCTGGACTTCGGCTACTCGCAGACCAAGTGGGTCGCCGAGCAGCTGACGCTGGCCGCGCAGCGGCAAGGACTCGACGTGCGGATCTACCGGCCGTCGCTCATCTCACCCACCAGCGCCGGCTTCGGCAGCCAGGACGACATTTTGGTGCGCCTCACCGCGTTCATGATCGAGCACGGCCTGGCTGTCAACGCTCACAACCAGGTCAGCCTGCTGCCGGCCGACCTGGTCGCCGATCACATCGTCGCGCTGATGGGCCTGCCGGCCGAGACCGGCCATGTCTTCAACCTGACGGCGGATGACTACTACAACCTCACCGACGTCACCCGGCTGTTGTCGGAACGCTATGGCTACCGCTTTGCCTATCAC
- a CDS encoding diacylglycerol kinase family protein has protein sequence MYLGVIVNPKARKNLAAPGDRAAELRDIVGRWGEVHETASVDELRATVQQLYPRVTHLVGDGGDGALHWLINETRQCVADPERWPAFVPTNGGSVNAVARKAGVRGRADAIVRALAAAAESNQPPQEVCLDTLQLDGETADGAPFHRLCFGLAAGGVGNRFYDKYYANPDHGRAAVARVIARTFGDYVASKVAPSRMNRPNWAAHLFTPTHARVVIDGEEVPTRTHRLLHAGAIDLRIGGPFRLFPKAAAPGALHFQAGDTRPSRIVAQLPAGLTYGSIRGDRVRDVNGEEMVIEAEDEPLSPIIDGERFVGVVRIVASAGPRVRMAQVGPARQLPRW, from the coding sequence ATGTACCTGGGCGTCATTGTCAACCCGAAAGCACGCAAGAACCTCGCTGCGCCGGGCGATCGCGCCGCCGAGCTGCGCGACATCGTCGGCCGGTGGGGCGAGGTGCACGAAACCGCGTCCGTCGACGAACTCCGCGCGACCGTGCAGCAGCTTTATCCCCGGGTTACCCACCTGGTGGGCGACGGCGGCGACGGCGCCCTGCACTGGTTGATCAACGAAACCCGGCAGTGCGTGGCCGATCCGGAACGCTGGCCGGCTTTTGTGCCCACCAACGGCGGCAGTGTCAACGCCGTCGCACGCAAGGCGGGGGTACGCGGGCGGGCCGATGCGATCGTCCGTGCTCTGGCGGCGGCCGCCGAGTCGAATCAGCCGCCGCAGGAGGTGTGCCTCGACACCTTGCAACTCGACGGTGAGACCGCCGACGGCGCGCCATTTCATCGCCTTTGCTTCGGGCTGGCCGCGGGAGGTGTCGGCAACCGGTTCTACGACAAGTACTACGCCAACCCCGATCATGGCCGTGCGGCCGTCGCCCGGGTGATCGCCCGCACGTTCGGTGACTACGTGGCCTCCAAGGTCGCCCCGAGCCGCATGAACAGACCCAACTGGGCGGCCCACCTGTTCACTCCGACCCACGCCCGCGTGGTCATCGACGGCGAGGAGGTCCCGACGCGAACACACCGGCTGCTGCACGCCGGCGCGATCGACCTGCGTATCGGCGGTCCGTTCCGGCTCTTCCCGAAGGCCGCCGCACCCGGTGCGTTGCATTTCCAGGCCGGGGACACCAGACCCTCCAGGATCGTTGCGCAACTTCCCGCGGGACTCACCTACGGCAGCATCCGCGGTGATCGGGTACGCGATGTCAACGGCGAAGAAATGGTCATCGAGGCCGAGGACGAGCCATTGTCGCCGATCATCGACGGCGAGCGTTTCGTCGGCGTCGTCAGGATTGTGGCCAGCGCCGGGCCACGCGTCCGGATGGCGCAAGTGGGGCCTGCGCGTCAGCTGCCTCGGTGGTGA
- a CDS encoding DMT family transporter: MSNTDIAGFLALCAALAAAIGSVIRQRSAQEITDQPVGYLALFGMLLRDTRWWLGGLGDIASYCLLAAALDKGSVMLVTALQVTVLLFALPLYARLAHHRITRREWLSAVLLAAALATVITAGDPTVGHSRGSLQAWIVVAAVLGPALGLCVLGARILADRPAAAVLLAVVSGSSLALFAVLTKGIVDVLEHGTDNLLRTPELYGWVLAALGGMIFQQSAFRAGALTASLPMLTVAKPVVASVLGVTVLGETLEADGPEWLLLVASAVVVIIATVALARGEAATMAAGAGRDVTTAGRPTAPSQPLSG; the protein is encoded by the coding sequence ATGTCGAATACGGATATCGCCGGGTTTCTCGCGTTGTGCGCCGCGCTGGCAGCCGCGATCGGCAGTGTGATCCGCCAGCGGTCCGCCCAGGAGATCACCGACCAACCGGTCGGATACCTGGCGCTGTTCGGCATGTTGTTGCGCGACACCCGCTGGTGGCTGGGCGGTCTGGGCGACATCGCCAGTTACTGTCTGCTCGCCGCGGCCCTCGACAAAGGCTCGGTGATGTTGGTGACGGCGCTGCAGGTGACGGTGCTGCTGTTCGCGCTGCCCCTCTATGCACGGTTGGCCCATCATCGGATAACCCGGCGGGAGTGGCTGTCGGCGGTGTTGCTGGCTGCGGCGTTGGCGACAGTCATCACGGCCGGGGATCCCACCGTCGGCCACTCGCGGGGCTCGCTGCAAGCCTGGATCGTGGTGGCCGCCGTGCTGGGCCCGGCCTTGGGATTGTGTGTGCTCGGCGCGCGGATCTTGGCGGATCGTCCCGCTGCGGCGGTGCTGCTGGCGGTGGTATCGGGTTCGTCGTTGGCGCTGTTCGCGGTGCTCACCAAGGGCATCGTTGACGTGCTCGAACACGGCACGGACAACCTGTTGCGCACCCCCGAGTTGTACGGCTGGGTACTGGCCGCGCTGGGCGGAATGATCTTCCAGCAGTCGGCGTTTCGCGCCGGCGCCCTGACCGCTTCATTGCCGATGCTGACGGTGGCCAAACCGGTGGTGGCCTCGGTGCTGGGGGTCACCGTGCTCGGCGAGACGCTGGAGGCCGACGGCCCGGAGTGGCTGCTGCTGGTGGCCTCGGCGGTGGTGGTGATCATCGCGACGGTCGCCTTGGCGCGCGGTGAGGCCGCCACCATGGCGGCCGGCGCGGGACGTGACGTCACCACCGCAGGCCGGCCCACGGCACCGTCGCAACCCTTGAGCGGTTGA
- a CDS encoding MbtH family protein has product MSVNPFDDDNGSFFVLVNDEEQHSLWPVFADIPAGWRVVYGEATRAECLDYVEQNWTDIRPKSLRERLAQRRTSDS; this is encoded by the coding sequence GTGAGTGTCAATCCGTTCGACGACGACAACGGTAGCTTCTTCGTCCTGGTCAACGACGAGGAGCAACACAGCCTGTGGCCGGTGTTCGCCGATATTCCGGCCGGTTGGCGGGTCGTTTACGGTGAAGCCACCCGGGCCGAATGTTTGGACTATGTCGAACAGAACTGGACCGATATCAGGCCGAAGAGTCTTCGCGAGAGGCTAGCGCAGAGGCGGACTTCCGATTCGTAA
- a CDS encoding oxidoreductase: protein MPEWTAAELPSFAGRIVIVTGANSGLGEVTARELARVGAHVILAVRNTEKGEAAARQMADPGAFRVEVRRLDLQDLSSVRDFADGIDKVDVLVNNAGIMAAQFRLTADGFEGHMATNHLGHFALTNLLLPKLADRVVTVSSLLHNIGYISLRDLNWQSRPYSAWLAYGQSKLANLLFTSELQRRLDAVGSSQRALAAHPGWSHTNLQGNSGRKVVDAAVLAVDRMVSTDADFGARQTLYAVSQDLAGNTFVGPRFGLYGRTQPTWRNWAARRAATAVALWELSEQLTGAKFPL, encoded by the coding sequence GTGCCTGAGTGGACCGCGGCAGAGCTGCCGTCGTTCGCCGGACGCATCGTCATAGTCACCGGCGCCAACAGCGGGCTGGGTGAGGTAACCGCCCGCGAGCTGGCCCGGGTCGGCGCCCACGTCATCCTGGCGGTACGCAACACCGAGAAAGGTGAGGCCGCCGCCCGGCAGATGGCCGACCCCGGGGCCTTTCGCGTCGAGGTGCGTCGGCTCGACCTGCAGGACCTGTCCTCGGTGCGGGACTTCGCCGACGGCATCGACAAAGTCGATGTCCTGGTCAACAACGCCGGCATCATGGCCGCCCAATTCAGGCTGACCGCCGACGGATTCGAGGGCCATATGGCCACCAATCACCTCGGTCATTTCGCGCTGACCAACCTGCTGCTGCCCAAGCTCGCCGACCGGGTGGTGACGGTGTCCTCGCTGCTGCACAACATCGGCTACATCAGCCTCAGGGACCTCAACTGGCAGTCGCGGCCGTATTCGGCGTGGCTGGCCTACGGCCAGTCGAAGCTGGCCAACCTGTTGTTCACCAGCGAGCTGCAGCGGCGCCTGGATGCCGTCGGCTCCTCGCAGCGCGCGCTGGCCGCCCATCCGGGCTGGTCGCACACGAACCTGCAGGGCAACTCCGGCCGCAAAGTGGTGGATGCGGCGGTCTTGGCCGTCGACCGGATGGTGTCTACCGACGCCGACTTCGGTGCCCGCCAGACGTTGTATGCGGTGTCGCAGGATCTTGCCGGCAACACGTTCGTCGGCCCGCGATTCGGCCTCTATGGCCGCACCCAGCCGACCTGGCGCAACTGGGCGGCCAGGCGCGCCGCCACGGCCGTCGCACTCTGGGAGCTGTCCGAACAGCTGACCGGTGCCAAGTTCCCGCTTTGA